From one Caldichromatium japonicum genomic stretch:
- the rpmG gene encoding 50S ribosomal protein L33, translating into MAKPAREKIRLNSTAGTGHFYTTTKNKRNQPGKLEIKKFDPVIRQHVLYKEGKIK; encoded by the coding sequence ATGGCCAAGCCCGCACGCGAAAAGATCCGTTTGAACTCCACCGCTGGCACAGGTCATTTCTATACCACGACCAAAAACAAGCGCAATCAGCCCGGCAAGCTGGAGATCAAAAAGTTTGATCCGGTGATCCGCCAGCATGTCCTGTACAAGGAAGGCAAGATCAAATAG
- a CDS encoding helix-turn-helix domain-containing protein — MQLTHKIALCPTPEQAVYFTCACGTGRCVWNWALAEWKWQDSWCDRFAYCGSQVRRHSD; from the coding sequence ATGCAACTGACCCACAAAATCGCCCTTTGTCCGACGCCTGAGCAGGCGGTTTACTTCACCTGCGCCTGCGGCACGGGGCGGTGTGTCTGGAATTGGGCGCTTGCCGAGTGGAAATGGCAAGACTCTTGGTGCGACCGTTTCGCGTACTGCGGATCGCAGGTTCGTCGCCATTCAGATTGA
- a CDS encoding tetratricopeptide repeat protein, whose translation MSELRRSLQGSIVALVVVLVGACASGTESGAELGMAPLAPGRGLDDLILVDCLLPGQVRQLGQQLTYLSPRRLVKSTKSDCAIRGGEFVLFDRSDYKTALATLLPKARAGDPVVQTYVGEIYEKGLGLPAPDYSQAAEWYRRAADQGHVPAQIYLGSLYERGLGVSKDKGKALDLYRHASGIADDPLIFESKLKAEREAFQRELAVRNQLAANLRAQLQRARAGGAAAAPARPAPSSAPKQPTEPKPQSAPMPEPKPQHTPAPKTQPTSAAPADLNAAELDRQAKSQLLDAQSEAERIDKELRAIEALKQSDTGKAKAAQLGKLELARREQRRLLLETAQQLSQIQTAGGAM comes from the coding sequence ATGAGCGAATTAAGGCGCAGCTTACAAGGATCAATTGTGGCGCTGGTGGTCGTTTTGGTTGGGGCCTGCGCCTCGGGGACTGAATCAGGGGCGGAATTGGGTATGGCGCCGCTGGCCCCAGGTCGAGGGCTTGATGACCTGATCCTGGTCGATTGTCTATTGCCTGGTCAGGTACGTCAGTTGGGGCAACAGCTCACCTATTTAAGTCCCCGACGTCTCGTCAAATCGACCAAGAGCGACTGCGCCATTCGCGGCGGTGAGTTTGTGTTGTTCGATCGCTCGGATTACAAGACCGCGCTTGCAACCCTTTTGCCCAAGGCTCGGGCCGGCGATCCGGTGGTCCAGACCTATGTGGGCGAGATCTATGAAAAGGGCCTGGGGCTACCGGCACCGGATTATAGTCAGGCTGCTGAGTGGTATCGGCGCGCCGCCGACCAAGGACATGTGCCGGCCCAGATCTATCTAGGGTCGTTGTATGAGCGTGGTCTTGGTGTCTCTAAGGATAAGGGCAAGGCGCTTGATCTGTATCGGCACGCCTCGGGGATCGCCGATGATCCCTTGATCTTTGAATCCAAGCTCAAGGCCGAGCGCGAGGCCTTTCAGCGCGAGCTTGCGGTGCGCAACCAGCTTGCTGCTAACTTGCGCGCCCAGTTGCAGCGGGCTCGGGCGGGGGGGGCTGCTGCGGCCCCGGCGCGACCGGCACCGTCTTCTGCTCCCAAACAGCCTACCGAACCCAAGCCGCAGTCAGCGCCGATGCCAGAGCCAAAGCCCCAGCACACACCAGCGCCCAAGACCCAGCCGACCTCGGCAGCGCCAGCTGACCTGAACGCTGCTGAGCTCGACCGCCAGGCCAAGAGCCAACTTCTGGATGCCCAGAGCGAGGCCGAACGGATCGACAAGGAGCTTCGCGCTATCGAGGCGCTTAAACAAAGCGACACCGGCAAGGCCAAGGCCGCCCAGTTGGGCAAATTGGAGCTCGCCCGCCGCGAGCAGCGGCGTCTCTTGCTCGAGACCGCCCAGCAGCTCTCCCAGATCCAGACGGCAGGTGGGGCGATGTAG
- a CDS encoding DUF423 domain-containing protein — protein sequence MTPSGLWMMLGALGGALTVALGAFGAHGLKGRIDPALLANWQTAADYLGLHTLAILACGLILLYQPKSPLVHGAAWLLCLGVCLFSGSLFVMALTGLRQLGWITPIGGVMLIIGWLVLALGAVRLAQ from the coding sequence ATGACCCCCTCTGGACTGTGGATGATGTTGGGCGCCCTTGGAGGGGCGCTGACGGTTGCGCTCGGGGCCTTTGGCGCGCATGGGCTGAAAGGGCGTATCGATCCGGCGCTCTTGGCCAATTGGCAGACCGCGGCCGACTATCTTGGCCTGCATACCCTGGCGATCCTAGCCTGCGGTCTGATCCTGCTCTATCAACCTAAGTCGCCCCTGGTGCATGGGGCGGCCTGGTTGCTGTGCCTGGGTGTCTGCCTGTTTTCCGGCAGCCTGTTTGTCATGGCGCTTACCGGTCTGCGCCAACTGGGCTGGATCACGCCGATCGGTGGGGTAATGCTGATTATCGGCTGGCTGGTGCTTGCCCTGGGCGCGGTGCGTCTTGCCCAATAA
- a CDS encoding 5'-nucleotidase C-terminal domain-containing protein, translating into MPRELVPGQGASALCNRRSTQPYGGDVQQLVAAAYLAQLPEADVAILNVGGVRSDLPAGPISRATLYRLLPFPDTLVVLKLSGAELQATLEEAIAGILDDQGGGGAYPYAAHLR; encoded by the coding sequence GTGCCCCGTGAACTGGTCCCCGGTCAAGGGGCCAGCGCCCTGTGCAACCGGCGTTCAACCCAGCCATACGGCGGCGATGTCCAACAACTGGTCGCTGCTGCCTATTTGGCGCAGCTTCCCGAGGCCGATGTCGCCATCCTCAATGTCGGCGGGGTCAGATCCGATCTGCCTGCCGGCCCCATCAGCCGCGCGACCCTCTATCGCCTCCTCCCCTTCCCCGATACCTTGGTGGTCCTGAAGCTGAGCGGTGCTGAGCTGCAGGCGACGCTAGAGGAGGCGATCGCCGGTATCCTCGATGACCAAGGCGGGGGCGGCGCCTATCCCTATGCCGCTCATCTGCGCTGA
- a CDS encoding methyl-accepting chemotaxis protein: protein MNLPVTNVEHVLKDEQLLVSKTDLKGRITAFNRDFVEISGFSEKELLGAPHNIIRHPDMPSVVFKDLWNTIQAGKPWTGIVKNRCKNGDFYWVEANVSPLREKGQAIGYISVRRKPTPEQIAEAEALYARLRAGKPAKGLAAHLSQAIRDIPIRWGLLFSLVLISGCFMLGLIFSLLSLNQTTQQLRYINEHTQVLENAYRAMLDAGLQMTATMRYLLLKPDDKQARDNIFRSREKFSANLKTLQTRITTDVAALRALELIDQSYREHLASQERILARLDAGDLTEAQRIYETEENPIWRRYKGLMEPSLSRLQQQLTAERNQTITAAKLASEEAAGLAVLALIIAALLGLWLKGKIIGPLHAAVCHLEAIANGDYTTRIEIKSKDEFGTMLLAVKSVQARLDFDIQEARQIAQENLRIRIGLDNVTLPVTVSDDRNRLIYMNKACQKLWQSLTPEIRRRLPDFDPAHLIGTSLAQYFENFGNTEVAAAYREFITETRNFDMLFAGLHLRLTVTPVLDANSYAGRVTQWRDRTAEVIAEREIAELIQSAANGDFTRRIELKGKEGFFLQLGEGLNRLVEIVARGLSDIASVLNAIASGDLNRTIEAEYSGTFGQVKDDTNTTVARLREVVGQILEATDAISTAAAEIASGNADLSTRTEEQAASLEETASTMEELNATVKQNAQNAAQANQLAQEANTIASRGGEMVERVVLTMGEIQEASRRIADIIGVIDSIAFQTNILALNAAVEAARAGEQGRGFAVVAAEVRNLAQRSAQAAKEIKALITDSVTKVEGGAQLAIQAGETMTNILDGFRQVANLVDEIATASREQSHGIEQVTQAIAQMDEATQQNAALVEEAAAAAESLEDQTQTLVQAVSVFRLKGASAGHPKPAAPARAPVKAQLGAQCKFPAKQAGTALAPQGKGSRPVAASTDDHWEEF from the coding sequence ATGAACCTACCTGTCACGAATGTGGAACATGTCTTAAAGGACGAGCAACTACTCGTCTCTAAGACCGATCTTAAAGGCCGAATCACCGCATTTAACCGCGATTTCGTCGAGATTAGCGGCTTCTCTGAAAAGGAGCTGTTAGGCGCACCACACAACATCATCCGCCACCCTGACATGCCGTCCGTGGTCTTCAAAGACCTCTGGAACACCATCCAGGCCGGCAAACCCTGGACAGGGATCGTCAAGAATCGCTGCAAGAACGGTGATTTCTACTGGGTCGAGGCCAATGTCTCGCCGCTGCGCGAGAAGGGTCAGGCCATCGGCTATATCTCGGTCCGACGCAAGCCGACACCTGAGCAAATCGCCGAGGCTGAGGCCCTATATGCCCGGCTGCGTGCCGGCAAGCCGGCCAAGGGCCTGGCTGCGCACCTGTCCCAGGCCATCCGAGACATCCCGATCCGTTGGGGCCTCTTGTTTAGCCTGGTCTTGATCTCGGGCTGTTTTATGCTCGGCCTAATCTTCAGCCTATTGAGCCTCAACCAAACCACCCAGCAGCTTAGATATATCAATGAACACACCCAAGTGCTGGAAAATGCCTATCGCGCGATGCTCGATGCGGGGTTGCAGATGACTGCAACCATGCGCTACCTATTGCTCAAGCCAGACGACAAACAGGCGCGCGACAATATCTTTAGGTCGCGCGAGAAGTTTTCTGCCAACCTCAAGACCCTGCAGACACGGATCACCACCGATGTCGCTGCCCTCCGCGCCCTAGAACTCATCGACCAATCCTATCGCGAACACCTCGCCAGCCAGGAACGCATCCTCGCCCGCCTCGATGCCGGCGATCTAACCGAGGCCCAGCGGATCTATGAAACCGAGGAAAACCCCATCTGGCGGCGCTATAAGGGGCTCATGGAGCCGTCGCTCAGTCGCTTGCAACAACAACTGACCGCCGAGCGCAACCAGACCATCACCGCCGCTAAGCTGGCGAGCGAGGAGGCGGCCGGCCTTGCCGTGCTCGCGCTCATCATCGCGGCCCTGCTGGGTCTGTGGTTGAAGGGCAAGATCATCGGCCCCTTGCATGCAGCGGTTTGCCATTTAGAGGCGATCGCCAACGGCGACTATACCACCCGCATCGAGATTAAATCGAAAGACGAGTTTGGCACGATGCTCTTGGCGGTCAAATCGGTCCAGGCGCGTTTAGATTTTGATATCCAAGAGGCCCGACAAATAGCACAAGAAAACCTGCGTATCCGCATTGGGCTTGACAACGTCACCCTTCCTGTCACCGTCTCAGATGATCGCAATCGATTGATCTATATGAACAAGGCCTGCCAGAAGCTCTGGCAGTCACTCACCCCTGAGATCCGCCGGCGCCTGCCTGACTTTGATCCCGCGCACCTCATCGGCACCAGTCTGGCCCAATATTTCGAGAACTTCGGGAACACAGAAGTCGCCGCCGCCTATCGCGAGTTTATAACCGAGACCCGGAATTTCGACATGCTCTTTGCGGGACTTCATCTGCGCCTGACCGTCACCCCCGTGTTGGATGCCAATAGTTATGCCGGTCGGGTGACCCAGTGGCGCGACCGCACTGCTGAGGTCATCGCCGAACGCGAGATCGCCGAACTCATCCAGTCCGCAGCCAATGGCGATTTTACGCGGCGCATCGAACTCAAAGGCAAGGAAGGCTTTTTCTTGCAGCTTGGCGAGGGGCTCAATCGCCTCGTCGAGATCGTCGCCCGCGGGTTGTCGGATATTGCAAGCGTGCTCAACGCCATCGCCTCGGGCGACCTCAACCGCACCATCGAGGCCGAATACAGCGGGACCTTCGGCCAGGTCAAGGACGATACCAATACCACCGTCGCTCGTCTGCGCGAGGTGGTCGGGCAGATCCTCGAGGCGACCGATGCCATCTCCACCGCCGCTGCCGAGATCGCCTCGGGTAACGCCGACCTGTCCACCCGCACCGAGGAGCAGGCCGCAAGCCTGGAAGAGACCGCCAGCACCATGGAGGAGCTTAATGCCACGGTCAAACAAAATGCCCAAAACGCCGCCCAGGCCAATCAATTGGCGCAAGAGGCCAATACTATCGCCAGCCGCGGCGGCGAGATGGTCGAGCGGGTGGTTCTCACCATGGGTGAGATTCAGGAGGCGAGCCGGCGGATTGCAGATATCATTGGGGTGATCGACTCGATTGCCTTCCAGACCAATATCCTGGCGCTCAATGCCGCGGTCGAGGCCGCGCGCGCTGGTGAACAAGGGCGTGGGTTTGCCGTGGTTGCCGCTGAGGTCCGTAATCTTGCCCAGCGCAGCGCCCAGGCCGCCAAAGAGATCAAGGCGCTCATCACAGATTCGGTCACCAAGGTCGAAGGCGGGGCGCAACTAGCGATCCAGGCCGGCGAGACCATGACCAATATCCTCGACGGCTTCCGCCAGGTCGCGAACCTGGTCGATGAGATCGCCACCGCCTCCCGCGAGCAAAGCCACGGCATCGAACAGGTAACCCAGGCGATCGCCCAGATGGATGAGGCTACCCAGCAGAACGCAGCCCTGGTCGAAGAGGCCGCCGCCGCAGCCGAGAGCCTCGAGGATCAAACCCAGACCCTGGTCCAGGCGGTATCAGTCTTTAGGCTCAAGGGAGCCAGCGCCGGTCACCCTAAACCCGCTGCGCCTGCGCGAGCGCCGGTCAAGGCCCAGCTGGGGGCGCAATGCAAATTCCCTGCCAAGCAAGCAGGCACCGCCCTGGCGCCGCAGGGCAAGGGATCACGCCCAGTGGCCGCATCCACCGATGACCATTGGGAGGAGTTTTAA
- the rplM gene encoding 50S ribosomal protein L13 — protein MKMTPSAKPAEVRRAWYLVDAEGKTLGRLASELARRLRGKHKPHYTPHIDTGDYLVVINAAKIRVTGNKLKDKMYYWHSGYVGHLKSISLEKLLQKAPERAIEHAVKGMLPRGPLGRAMFKKLHVYPGPEHRHQAQQPQPLDI, from the coding sequence ATGAAGATGACCCCTAGCGCCAAGCCCGCCGAGGTGCGCCGCGCTTGGTATCTTGTCGATGCCGAGGGCAAGACCCTGGGCAGACTCGCCAGCGAGCTGGCGCGCCGGCTGCGCGGTAAGCACAAGCCACACTATACACCGCATATCGATACCGGCGATTATCTGGTCGTTATCAATGCGGCCAAGATCCGTGTGACCGGCAATAAGCTCAAGGATAAGATGTATTATTGGCACAGCGGCTATGTCGGTCACCTCAAATCGATCAGCTTGGAAAAGTTGTTGCAAAAAGCCCCGGAACGCGCTATCGAGCATGCGGTGAAGGGGATGTTGCCGCGCGGTCCCTTGGGGCGCGCCATGTTCAAGAAGCTGCATGTCTATCCTGGGCCGGAGCATCGCCATCAGGCCCAGCAGCCGCAGCCACTCGACATCTAA
- a CDS encoding transposase yields the protein MLLKLSELSRCRGHGKTRHEIAVVCGARRAAASGGEFAPAGKTSEIRVTHRREGLSVISTLTNRGKVPWKAFAGAMNADILIDFMKRLVKDARGKKIFLILDNLRVHHTKPVKAWLAACANQIEASSLPPYSPALNPNEMLKATITAQAPSRAKGDLKKATVSHLRRLLNSPQRIMRYFQHPKLHDAA from the coding sequence ATGCTTTTGAAATTGAGTGAGCTGTCCAGATGTCGTGGGCATGGAAAGACGAGACATGAGATTGCTGTCGTTTGCGGCGCGCGAAGAGCGGCGGCGTCAGGTGGTGAGTTTGCGCCGGCGGGCAAGACGTCCGAGATTCGCGTCACGCACCGTCGCGAAGGCCTGTCGGTGATCTCGACGCTGACCAACCGCGGCAAGGTGCCTTGGAAGGCGTTCGCGGGGGCGATGAACGCCGACATCCTGATCGACTTCATGAAGCGGCTGGTCAAGGACGCCAGGGGCAAGAAGATCTTCCTCATCCTCGACAACCTGCGCGTGCATCACACCAAGCCGGTCAAGGCGTGGCTGGCTGCATGCGCCAATCAAATCGAGGCCTCCTCCCTCCCCCCCTACAGCCCGGCACTGAACCCCAACGAGATGCTCAAGGCCACCATCACCGCGCAGGCGCCCTCCCGCGCCAAGGGCGATCTCAAGAAGGCGACCGTCAGCCACCTGCGCCGCCTTCTCAATTCCCCCCAACGCATCATGCGCTACTTCCAGCATCCCAAGCTCCATGATGCCGCGTAA
- the rpsI gene encoding 30S ribosomal protein S9: MSQTYLTTGRRKTASARVFLSPGSGAITVNGRPLDEYFGRETARMVVRQPLEAAGLTNQLDLKIMVRGGGNSGQAGAIRHGIARALVAYNEELRQTMRRGGFLTRDAREVERKKVGLHKARKRPQYSKR; encoded by the coding sequence ATGTCGCAGACTTATCTCACCACTGGTCGTCGCAAAACCGCCTCGGCGCGGGTGTTCCTCTCGCCCGGCTCTGGCGCGATCACCGTCAATGGTCGTCCGCTGGACGAGTATTTCGGACGCGAGACTGCACGTATGGTTGTGCGCCAGCCGCTCGAAGCGGCGGGATTGACGAATCAGCTCGACCTCAAGATCATGGTCAGGGGCGGCGGCAATAGCGGCCAGGCTGGTGCCATTCGTCATGGGATCGCGCGCGCCCTGGTGGCGTATAATGAAGAGCTACGTCAAACAATGCGCCGCGGCGGTTTTCTGACCCGTGATGCCCGCGAGGTCGAGCGCAAAAAGGTCGGTCTGCACAAGGCGCGTAAACGTCCACAATACTCCAAACGCTGA
- a CDS encoding (2Fe-2S) ferredoxin domain-containing protein — MPYYRQHVFFCINQREDGGKCCAQSHASTMRDYLKRRVQDSGLAGPGGVRVNIAGCLGRCAEGPVIVIYPEAVWYTYAGTQDLEEILNEHLQAGRWVERLRLAD, encoded by the coding sequence ATGCCTTACTATCGCCAACATGTCTTTTTCTGTATCAATCAGCGCGAGGATGGGGGCAAGTGCTGCGCCCAGTCCCATGCATCGACCATGCGAGATTATCTCAAGCGCCGCGTCCAGGATTCCGGGCTCGCCGGACCGGGAGGCGTGCGGGTCAATATCGCCGGTTGCCTGGGACGTTGTGCCGAGGGTCCAGTGATCGTGATCTATCCCGAGGCGGTCTGGTACACCTATGCCGGTACCCAGGATCTGGAAGAGATACTTAACGAGCATCTGCAAGCAGGCCGTTGGGTCGAGCGGTTGCGTTTGGCCGATTGA
- a CDS encoding (Fe-S)-binding protein, with product MRTSSSELPSRQALLYLADQCVKCGYCLLVCPTYAQTQDEAESPRGRIALIQGWLGGQLVMTPRLAGHLDRCLLCRACESACPSGVAYGDIMKGARAHRFAALPFWQRLWLGLWLDLLANGRWIQAAAHLSRAYTRLMEGLARWHRPAAHRTRRSQMPANIGAISPPSSTAGFSPLHLMRRSGRNLPSAQRCLHLGTLYRLFRPLAQTAHPVAAQSPAHADIDLFIGCTGTSIQGQAFAAALTLCAHLGVQARIPTKSPCCGAIHRHQGLIAAADRALARCTALYADRPLIGVASTCIAELRAAPRLAQAQELCAYLDRLPWPAALELAPLPRRVLVHEPCSHRHLLGGNAAVWRLLARIPDIQLLCLPGETRCCGAAGIYLLQQPAMAQALLAEFIAHIRQLDPAIIVTTNPGCALHLVAGVRESGLEIEVCHPVELIARQLRA from the coding sequence TTGCGCACCTCAAGTTCAGAGCTCCCCTCGCGCCAGGCCCTGCTATACCTCGCCGACCAATGCGTTAAATGCGGCTACTGCCTGCTGGTCTGTCCCACCTATGCCCAGACGCAGGATGAGGCCGAATCGCCGCGCGGACGTATCGCCCTGATCCAGGGCTGGCTAGGCGGCCAGCTTGTCATGACACCCCGCTTGGCCGGGCATCTCGACCGCTGCCTGCTTTGTCGCGCCTGTGAATCGGCCTGCCCCTCAGGGGTCGCCTATGGCGACATCATGAAGGGCGCGCGGGCGCATCGTTTTGCCGCCCTCCCCTTCTGGCAACGTTTATGGCTTGGGCTGTGGCTGGACCTCCTGGCAAATGGACGCTGGATACAAGCCGCCGCGCACCTCTCCCGGGCCTATACCCGGCTCATGGAAGGGCTCGCTCGCTGGCACCGCCCAGCCGCGCATCGCACCCGGCGGTCACAGATGCCAGCAAATATAGGCGCCATCTCACCGCCATCCTCCACCGCTGGCTTCTCACCCTTGCATCTGATGCGACGCTCAGGCCGCAACTTGCCCAGCGCCCAGCGCTGCCTGCATCTAGGCACCCTGTACCGCCTTTTTCGCCCACTTGCCCAGACCGCCCATCCAGTCGCAGCGCAATCGCCCGCGCATGCCGACATCGATCTCTTCATCGGCTGCACGGGAACGAGCATCCAGGGTCAGGCGTTCGCCGCAGCCCTCACCCTGTGCGCACACCTCGGTGTCCAGGCGCGTATCCCCACGAAATCGCCCTGCTGCGGTGCCATCCATCGGCATCAAGGCCTGATCGCCGCTGCCGACCGCGCCCTTGCCCGCTGTACCGCCCTGTATGCCGACCGTCCCTTGATCGGGGTCGCCAGCACCTGTATTGCTGAACTGCGCGCCGCCCCCCGACTTGCCCAGGCCCAGGAGCTCTGCGCCTATCTCGATCGTCTGCCCTGGCCCGCCGCCCTTGAACTCGCCCCCCTGCCTCGCCGCGTCCTGGTCCATGAACCCTGCTCGCATCGGCATCTGCTCGGCGGCAACGCTGCAGTCTGGCGCCTGCTCGCCCGCATCCCCGATATCCAGCTCCTCTGCCTGCCGGGCGAGACCCGCTGCTGTGGGGCCGCGGGGATCTATCTCTTACAACAACCTGCAATGGCGCAGGCCCTGCTGGCTGAGTTCATCGCCCACATCCGCCAGCTCGATCCGGCTATTATCGTCACCACCAACCCGGGTTGTGCCTTGCATCTCGTGGCCGGTGTCAGGGAGTCTGGCCTGGAGATCGAGGTCTGTCATCCGGTCGAACTCATCGCGCGCCAGCTTCGCGCTTGA
- the rpmB gene encoding 50S ribosomal protein L28 has translation MSRVCQVTGKRPMVGHNVSHANNKTKRRFLPNLHEKRFWVASENRWVRLRVSTRAMRTIDKKGIDAVLADLRAQGMKI, from the coding sequence ATGTCTAGGGTCTGCCAGGTGACCGGCAAGCGTCCGATGGTCGGTCACAATGTCTCGCATGCCAACAACAAGACCAAGCGCCGGTTTTTGCCGAATCTGCATGAAAAGCGCTTTTGGGTCGCGTCCGAAAACCGCTGGGTCCGGCTGCGTGTCAGCACCCGCGCCATGCGCACCATCGATAAAAAGGGTATCGATGCCGTGCTGGCCGACCTGCGCGCCCAGGGTATGAAGATCTGA
- a CDS encoding RNA-guided endonuclease InsQ/TnpB family protein — MLARLHARIANVRADFTHKLTTQLCRENQGVVIEDLNVKGMLANERLARAISDLGFGMFCLQMEYKGKCYGVWLVLADRWDPSSRLCSVCGWENEMLALKDREWTCPQCGTRHDRDVIDPKPLNLYYAASWSLGCWK, encoded by the coding sequence ATGTTGGCAAGGCTGCACGCACGCATTGCCAATGTCCGAGCGGACTTCACACATAAGCTCACGACCCAGCTCTGCCGCGAAAACCAAGGGGTGGTGATTGAGGATTTGAACGTCAAGGGCATGCTGGCGAACGAACGGCTTGCCCGCGCCATCAGCGACCTGGGCTTTGGCATGTTCTGCTTGCAGATGGAATACAAGGGGAAATGCTACGGCGTCTGGTTGGTTTTAGCTGATCGCTGGGATCCGAGCAGCCGCCTGTGTTCGGTCTGTGGTTGGGAGAATGAGATGTTGGCGTTGAAGGATCGGGAATGGACGTGTCCTCAATGCGGCACGCGCCATGATCGGGACGTTATTGATCCGAAGCCACTGAACTTGTATTACGCGGCATCATGGAGCTTGGGATGCTGGAAGTAG
- a CDS encoding 16S rRNA (uracil(1498)-N(3))-methyltransferase yields MRIPRLYCAAPLSPGALIPLPEAQARHAAQVLRLQRGDPLILFNGDGNEYPARLLEAGRGAAQVRIEGCSGPEPLPPLAIQLALGIARGERMDLAIQKAVELGVTRIRPLVTRRVQVQLAGSRLEKRLEHWQGVIIAACEQSGRCRVPVLEPVAELDVWLSQQGSGGWLLDPQGERALTAMPAPAGELTLLIGPEGGVDPAERELARRYGFSEVRLGPRILRVETAPLAAIAVIQALWGDLGA; encoded by the coding sequence ATGCGTATCCCGCGGCTATATTGTGCCGCTCCTCTATCGCCGGGGGCGTTGATCCCGCTGCCCGAGGCGCAGGCGCGGCATGCAGCTCAGGTGTTGCGCTTGCAGCGCGGCGATCCGCTGATCCTGTTCAACGGCGATGGTAATGAGTATCCGGCGCGCCTGCTCGAAGCCGGGCGCGGCGCGGCGCAGGTGCGCATCGAGGGCTGCAGCGGGCCCGAGCCCTTGCCGCCGCTTGCCATCCAGCTGGCCCTCGGTATCGCGCGCGGCGAGCGGATGGATTTGGCGATCCAAAAGGCGGTGGAGCTGGGGGTGACGCGGATCAGACCGCTCGTGACCCGGCGCGTCCAGGTGCAGCTTGCCGGCAGTCGGTTGGAAAAACGCCTGGAGCACTGGCAGGGGGTGATCATCGCCGCTTGCGAGCAATCGGGCCGGTGTCGCGTGCCGGTCTTGGAGCCGGTGGCCGAGCTCGATGTCTGGCTGTCCCAACAGGGATCAGGCGGTTGGTTGCTTGATCCCCAAGGCGAACGAGCGCTGACCGCGATGCCGGCCCCGGCAGGCGAGCTGACCCTGTTGATCGGACCAGAGGGGGGGGTTGATCCCGCCGAGCGCGAGCTGGCAAGACGCTATGGGTTTAGCGAGGTGCGCCTAGGGCCGCGGATCTTGCGCGTCGAGACCGCCCCCTTGGCCGCGATCGCTGTGATCCAGGCGCTGTGGGGTGATCTGGGTGCTTGA
- a CDS encoding MerR family DNA-binding transcriptional regulator — translation MESAMMGTGKAAKRLGVLVKTLQRWEREGGLILVARTVARHKSAS, via the coding sequence ATGGAAAGCGCGATGATGGGCACAGGCAAGGCGGCGAAGCGGCTTGGCGTCTTGGTCAAGACCTTGCAACGCTGGGAGCGCGAAGGGGGTTTGATCCTGGTGGCGCGAACAGTCGCGAGGCACAAATCCGCGAGTTGA
- a CDS encoding transposase produces MGAKGPKGSRTRSGRSYAPAIKTSEIRVTHRREGLSVISTLTNRGKVPWKAFAGAMNADILIDFMKRLVKDARGKKIFLILDNLRVHHTKSVKAWLAACANQIEASSLPSYSPALNPNEMLKATITAQAPSRAKGDLKKATVSHLRRLLNSPQRVMRYFQHPKLHDAA; encoded by the coding sequence ATGGGCGCGAAGGGGCCCAAGGGCTCAAGGACGAGAAGCGGGCGCTCTTATGCGCCGGCGATCAAGACGTCCGAGATTCGCGTCACGCACCGTCGCGAAGGCCTGTCGGTGATCTCGACGCTGACCAACCGCGGCAAGGTGCCTTGGAAGGCGTTCGCGGGGGCGATGAACGCCGACATCCTGATCGACTTCATGAAGCGGCTCGTCAAGGACGCCAGGGGCAAGAAGATCTTCCTCATCCTCGACAACCTGCGCGTGCATCACACCAAGTCGGTCAAGGCGTGGCTGGCTGCATGCGCCAATCAAATCGAGGCCTCCTCCCTCCCCTCCTACAGCCCAGCACTGAACCCCAACGAGATGCTCAAGGCCACCATCACCGCGCAGGCGCCCTCCCGCGCCAAGGGCGATCTGAAGAAGGCGACCGTCAGCCACCTGCGCCGCCTTCTCAATTCCCCCCAACGCGTCATGCGCTACTTCCAGCATCCCAAGCTCCATGATGCCGCGTAA